Sequence from the [Bacteroides] pectinophilus genome:
TATACCCATAAAATCACACTTATTATCATAAGAAATTTTATCACGATTCACCATAAAATGATATTAAATAATCATAAAAAACGCATGCGGCATTCATGCCGCATGCGTCACAAAAATTATCAGCCTACTCTGAGCTTAAACTTCTGTATCTCTCTGTCCGAATCAACTTTCTCAATAAGTGCCCCCAGTGAACGGAGCTTAATCTCAAAGTCCTCATATCCACGCTGGATATACTGTATATCATCTATTATAGATATGCCATCTGCCGCAAGTGCCGCAATTACAAGCGCTGCACCGGCTCTTAAATCAGGTGACGCAACCTGTGCACCTGTAAGCCCCGGAACACCCTCTATATATGCAGTATTGCCCTCAACTTTAATCCTGGCTCCCATTCTGGTCAGCTCATCAACATACTTGAATCTGTTCTCAAAAATGCTCTCAGTAACCATGCTTGAACCATTAGCAAGTGCCAGAACAACTGCCATCTGCGGCTGCATATCCGTTGGAAATCCCGGATAAGGAAGTGTCTTTACATTCGTGCTTCTAAGGTTAGGATGACCGACAACCCTTACCGCATCATCATACTCTGTAACTTCACAGCCTATCTCGATAAGCTTCGCAGAAATAGACTCCAGATGCTTAGGAATGACATTACGTATTGTAACATCACCCTTGGTTGCCGCAGCAGCAAACATAAATGTTCCGGCCTCAATCTGATCCGGAATAATTGAGTACGTCGTGCCGCTAAGATGCTTAACACCTTTAATCCTGATTACATCAGTTCCCGCACCCTTAATATTAGCTCCCATAGAATTAAGGAAATTGGCTACATCTACAATATGCGGTTCCTTAGCTGAATTCTCAATAATAGTGTTGCCTTCTGCCATACATGCCGCAAGCATTATATTAATTGTTGCACCTACCGATACCACATCAAGATATATATGGCTTCCCTTAAGTTCCTTCGCCTCAGCGATAACCATTCCGCCCTTAATCTCAACATTGGCACCAAGTGCACGAAATCCCTTAATATGCTGATCAATAGGTCTGCTTCCGATATTACATCCGCCCGGAAGTGCTACCTCAGCTCTTCTGTACTTGCCAAGAAGTGCTCCGAGAAGATAATATGATGCTCTTATCTTCTTAATGCTGTCATTATCAACGATAACATCATTAATACTCTGACCGTTAATCTGCACTGAATTATTGTAAACGTACTTAACCTTAGCTCCTATGCCTTCAAATGTCTGGAGCAGCGCACGTGTATCTCTAACATTAGGAACATTCTCAATTGTAACAGTCTCGTCAGCCATTATTGCAGCTGCAAGGATTCCAAGTGCCGCATTCTTGGCACCACCGATGGATACATCTCCGCAAAGAGGCATGCCACCTTTAATAATATACTGTTCCATGATTCCTCCAAAAATCTTCAAAAAAATAACCTATAAAATTATATCACATCATATTATTTTGTAAATAGCGTTTTTAAATCCAAAAAAGCCTAAAAAACGGGACGATAATTAAGTATACCGTCCCGTCTCAGATATTCTGTCAATTATTAATACTTGTTAACGTAATTAAGCGGATTGACTGCCGTTCCATTAATCCTTATCTCAAAATGAAGATGCGGTCCGGTACTGTCACCTGTATTGCCGCTGTAAGCAATTACATCATACTGATCTACCGTCTGTCCTACAGATACTTTAATTGAACTTAAGTGTCCATATCTCGACATAACACCATTAGCATGCTGTATATCTACGCAGTAACCATATCCTGAATACCATCCTGCTCTTACTACACGTCCGGATGCTGTCGCCATTACAGGTGTTCCCTGGCTGCAGCTCCAGTCTATTCCTGAATGCATCCTGCCCCATCTGTACTCAAAACCTGATGAGAATGAACCGCCATATATAGGCTTAATGTATGTCGGAGGTGTCTGTGTACCAACCTCAATAATCTTTGGCTGTGACTCCTCAATAATAGTCTGTGTAATAATATCTCTTGAGCTTTCCTTACCGTCAACATACTCGATATCAGCAGTAACACGTCTGTATCCTTCAGTACCTTCCTGAATTACATTGCTTGTACCACGATACATTGAATCATTATCAACATACTGCACATCAGCATTGTATGATTCCTCATATGTCTTACGTTCCTTAGTAACTACTGAAAGCTCAGGTGTAGGCACTGTGATTATAAGCTGGTCACCCGGCATAATCTTTGTATCCTCTGTGACGCCTTCGTTAAGATCATAAAGCTCTGAAAGCTTAATATCGTTCTTAGATGCAATTCCTGAAAGCGTGTCTCCCGGAACAATCTCATATACTGTCTTCTCAGCCTTCTCCTTGGTAACTGCCTCAACAGCATCATCAAGGCTGACTATCTGTGACTCATCTGCTGTAGTCTTAGATACGGATACGTTCTGCTGGAATGAAATCTCTGTGAGACCTTCTGCTGTGCTTCCTTCCTTAACCGATGAATCTGATGAAAGTGCTCCGTTCATTGCGGCAGCAACTATATCACTTGAATTACTTCCGATTCCTGACTTAACCATATCAACTGAATACTGGTTAGAATCATTGCTGTCAGCAACAAGGTTAACCTGGAATTCATTGTTGGAATCAAATCCCGACTTAACCTTATCCATAAGCTTAAGCACATCATCCCTGCTTCCGACTGTAACAGTAAAGTCATTTATTCTTACTGTGTAAGCTTCCTTGACATCTACATCAACAATGCTTGGTGCAAGGTTATCATATATTGCATTCTCAATATCCTGCTCTGACATTCTTGTTGCAAAGAGCCTGGACTCTTCATATACCTTAAAATCAGGATCCATGTAAACTACTTCTGAGTGCTCACCGCTAAGACGCTTTCTCGCTGCTGCCATAGCTTCATTAGCTTCATCTACAGAATTGACCGCACCAATCTCATTGCCATCAAGCACTACTGTATAGTAACCTACACTGCTGTCCTTCTTCATTTCTGCTATAGGAATATAAAACAGACAGAAAAGGCATGTAAGTGACATTGCCTTAACAAGTGTAAGTCTTATCTTTCTATTGTATCTGGTCAGCTTAGACATGTTTCCTCCTGTCATAATTTTAACATTTTGTAATAGATTTGTAACAATTGTTATCTTAGCACTATAGCAGCTTAATGTAAAGGTTTTTTCAAGTTTTAGCAAATTGTACTTAAAAAAGTACAATTTTTGTGTGGCTTTCAGGCTTTTTCGGCATCCATCTCATCCTTTATTCTGCCCTGTATATCATTAAGGCATTCAAGAAGCAGCGGATTAAATGTTCCGCACTCGCCATTCATTATCATCTCTATTGCCTTTTCGTGTGGAAATGCTTTCTTATACACACGCTCACTGGCAAGCGCATCATATACATCCGCAACAGAAACCACCTGTGCCGATATAGGAATCTCATCCCCTTTAAGACCATCCGGATATCCCCTGCCGTCATACCGCTCATGATGCCATCTGCATATCTCAGTAGCAACCCTGACAAGCTCCTCATCCTGATACATGGTAAGGCTGTGAAGCATTGACGCCCCAATCATGGTGTGCATCTTCATAATCTCAAATTCATCTGCCGTAAGTCTTCCCGGCTTATTAAGAATCTTTTCATCTACTCCTATCTTGCCTATATCGTGCAGTGCCGAAGCTGTTGTTATAAGATATCTGTCATGCCATGAGATGTCATATTTGTCAGTTTTCTGGATAAGCCTTTCAAGAAGCATTCCTGTAATCTTATTAATGTGCAGTACATGGCTTCCGCTTTCGCCGTTACGGAATTCGACTATGTGACTGAGGATTCCAATCATCATCTGATTATCCTTCTCCTTCTCATAAATCTGTTCTGTAACAAGCTGTACGAGCCTTCTCTGCTTGGAATAGAGCTTTATTATATTGAATACCCTGTTATATACAACTTTTGCATCAAACGGACTGCTTATGTAATCCGACACACCAAGAGAATAAGCACGGCTTACATTGTCATCCGAATTATCCGTGGATATCATAATTACGGGTATATCCTCAATCCAGTGATTCCTGTTCATATATACAAGCACTTCAAAGCCGTCTTTTTTCGGCATTATCATATCAATCAGAACCAGTGCTATATCATTCTCATACCGGCGGAGCATATTTATACACTCTTCACCTTCTGATGCCTGAAGAATTCTGTATCTGTCCCCAAGTATGTCAGCAAGCAGCTCTCTGTTAACCGGTGCGTCATCAACTATAAGTATCTGCGGTCTGTCATCATTACCCCGGCAATTCTTAACAGGTTCCGCTCTGTCTTCTATTATGTCATTCTCGGTTATGACCATATTCTTTTTCATCTTAGCCTGATACATAAGCTTATCAGCCCTGTCAAATGCGTTCTCTACCGGCTCATTGGCTGCAACAACTCCGCCAATGCTTGCGGACATCTGTATTCTTGAATATCCGGGAACACTTGCAGCGTGTATTGTAGTCTGTATCTGCCGGAGTCTGGCTGATAAATCCGCACTGCTCACCCCGTCAATAATTACAATAAATTCATCGCCGCCAAAACGGATAAGCCTGTCAGTCTTACGTATACACTTTCTTATTGCATCGGCGGCAGAGATGAGCGCCATGTCTCCGGCACTGTGACCATATGTATCATTGTAAAGCTTAAAATCATCAAGGTCTATCAGTGCAACTCCCGCACAGGTTGTCTCTTTTCTGGCTTCATCCTCATAATATCTTCTGTTGTATGCACCTGTAAGCGCGTCCCTGTACAGCTTATCAGTATATCCCGAGAGCTTGCTTACAAGCCTCTCGCATCCATCCGAATCTATAAGCGTGTCGTCATCAAGCTTCTCTATGAGCTCCATTACATATGGTGTGCCTTCTATCTCGAGATATTCCGCTGTTACCTGATATACGTCTGAGCCGATAAGTTCAAGCTTTGTCTTACGCGTCTTGTCACAAAGGCATTTGGCAGAAATACAGTTCTTACACGGCACTTTTTTCTGCCAGTAATCGTAGCAGCTGCATTTCTCCTTCTCTTCCCCCGGTCCCTCACCGCTGTGCACCTTTGCAATTGAATCTACATCAAGGAGGCGTACAACAGTAAATACATCCCTGAGCATATTCATTTTGTCCTGCACCTGCTGCATTGTCATGCCACTGCTATTCTTCATGCATCTGCCTCCCGCTAAGTTATAGCTTTATATCAATTCTTACATTCTTTCCGTTTCTCATTTGCTCTTCTTATTTGACTTTTTCTTTTTCTGCACAGAATATCCGAATCTGCCAATCTTTTTCCCCAATTCATAATACTCTCCATGTGAATAAGCCACCAGGCCGGCATCATTAAGGTGGAAAACATTCTTTGAATCCATATAACTGTCATCAACCGTAACTCCAACAACCTCTGCAATAAAAAGGTCATGGCTTCCAAGCGGCTTAACGTCAACGACCCTGCATTCGATATTAACCGGACTCTCAGCAATTCCCGGTGCACTTACGTTCTGTGATTCCTGTGGCGTAAGATGCATCTCCTTAAACTTGTCAACATCACGTCCCGACTTAACTCCACAATAATCTGTTGCAAATGTAAGCTTCTTCGTCACAAGATTCACAACAAATTCCTTTGTCTCGCTGATTATTGCATGTGAATAACGTTCTTTACGCACCGCTATTGAAAGCATTGCAGGTGATGAACAGACAGTTCCCGCCCATGCTACTGTGATAATATTAGGCTTCTCACCCTTTCTTGCACAGCTTACCATAACGGCAGGGACCGGATACAGCATATTTCCGGGCTTAAAGCTTATCTTTGACATAATCAACCGCCTCCATAATTATTGCTCCATGATCTGCTGCCAGACCATTGCTTTGTATCAGCCTGTAATCCGGTGCCTTAAGTATACTGTCTGTGTACATCGTCCTGACTACCGTCGCACCAACTGATATATCTTTGCACTTAAGTTCAAGCTGTAATTCTTCCGTGCTTATTCCGTTATTCTCCTTAACGCCCCTGCTCTGCCATGCAATATCAAACCACTCTGCATCTTTGGCATCATCCCCGGCATGTGCCTCTATCATTCCGTCAGGCACAAGTGCCACATAAGCTGTTGTAATTACTCTTGTCCGCGGATCCCTGTCGTACACTCCGTAACTTTTGAGCTGTTCAATATCTATATTCTTAATTCCGGTCTCCTCTTCAAGTTCCCTTCTTGCGGCATCATCTATGCTCTCGCGGAACTCAATAAATCCGCCCGGTGTAGCCCACATGCCTATACACGGATGATTGCGCCTCTTTATCAGCAAAATCCTCTTAAGGCTTCTCTTACCATGCTCCTGCGCATATGTAAACACAAGAATATCCACAGTATTACATGGATTATCATACTTGCGGGGGTCATATTCCTCAAGGAATTCCTGAAGCGTCTGCCCCGCCTCGTTAAGTTCACCGCTTCCGATAAACTGCCTGTTCTGTTCTTCGCTAAGAAATGTCATATCTGCCTCTTTTCAAATTACTGCATTATAAGATGTCGGAATCAAAAGCTCCGGCTCTGATGCCTGCGGCTTGTTCCGTGCCCCGCACTCCCGCGATTCCGGCATCATTACAATTAAATATAGCATTTATTTACTATTTATTCCACCAAAAAAACCGGCAGATAATCCGTCTGCCGGTTAATTCAATCCAAAATGAATATTAGAACATAAGTCTTACAATCCATGTTACAAAGCTTACAACAACGTATGATGCACCCATAACAAGCGGAATGTTCTTCTCATTCCTGCAGAGTGAACGGATAGCCATGAATAAGAAAACATATCCTGTAACCGATGCAAACAATGAGATGCATGATGCAAGGTGATCAAGGAAACCGATTGAAGTAAGTCCTACAAGCCAGTTAAGAGCCTTGGCAGGTATTCCGAATATTGTAAGGATGCCATAAGCTGCAAGTCCCTGCGTGAACGTAATGTCTGCCTTGTCAAATGCCTTAACAAGGACCTTAATCATTAATGCAAATACAGCCGCTGCAACAGCAATAAGAAGAATCTCAAGGAACATATTCTTAAAGATTGCTCCTGTTGAATACAATCTTCCGTACTTTGAACCCGAATTGCTTATAAGCATCTGGAAAAGTCTTACGATCATATTAACTACAGCCTGTGCACCGATAAGGAATGCAACAAGAACTATATTAGCATTAGCCATGTATGAATTAATTGTATCAACGGGTGAACTGATCAGGCCCTTGAATATTGCAAAGTAATTAGCTGCCGCATTAGCGCCTGCCTGCTTAACTGCCTCCATCTGTGCCGAAGAAGGTGCCTGCGGTGCTGACATCTGTGGCGCTGCTCCCGTTGGTGCCTGTGGTGCTGACATCTGTGGTGCTGCTCCTGTTGGTGCCTGTGGTGCAGTCATCTGTGGTGCTGCTCCTGCCGGTGCCTGTGGTGCAGTCATCTGTGGTGCTGCTCCTGTTGGTGCCTGTGGTGCGGTCATCTGTGGTGCTGCTCCTGTTGGTGCCTGTGGTGCGGTCATCTGTGGTGTCTGCTGCTGGCATGAGCAGATCTCGCCATCCTTTAACGGCTTTCCACACTTAGTACAAAAACCCATCTTACTATCCCTCCTGAAGTAAAAATATAAATTTTATAAAAATACTATAAAATTTTATCATAGTTTAATTTTATTAGCAACTAATTTTCAGTGTGGTGTCTGCGCTCCTTGCGCTTATCCCGTATTGCCTGCTGCTTAAGCCGTATCTTCTGTGCGCCTGCTTCATCCGTAACCTTGATAATACGCACAACATAATACCTGCCGTTATCCGCCTGCTTGACTCTCATTCTTGTCTTGACATATCCGTGCTGTCCACACTGATACAGTGCATAATACACCTTAGTATTGCCGGAAAACCACGGTATCAGCTCTTTGCATACATTGCCGCATTTGTGGCATCTGCATACTTCAAGTTCCTTATTGGCAAGCGCTCCTTCCCTTGTTCTGAAGCCGCGTGAGATGTATTTTTCGTATGTGTCATACATCGCGTGAATCTCCTGTGAACGGCGGTACGGAATTCTGTAACAGTCGATTGAATAGTATCCCTTTACACCTTCAATATCCATCATCTGCATTACATGCGCCGTATATCTTGCATCATTAATTGCCCTGTGGAATTCTTCCGTCTCGCTTAAGTGCATGGCCTCGATAACACTCTGTAGTGACCGCCTTATCTTGCCATCCTCATAAAGAATGCTGTAGAACTTTTGTATATCGTAGAATATGAACGGCATCGGAAATTTATTCTCAACACCAAAGAAATTCATATTACGCTGCAGTTCAGTAAGGTCACCGCTGCCCCATATGCAGAACATATAATCTTCGTCACACCACTCAAGGAATTCCTCCATAACCTCCGGGAATGCTCCTCCGGCAAGCAGCTCCTCACTGCTTACGTCAAGAAGTTCCTTAACAATATGATGAAGCTTTGTATATAGCTGCGGCCTGATAAGCCTGTCAAATTCACCCACAACATTAAATGAACTGTCCAGCTTGACTGCCCCAATCTCGATAATCTCAAACGGGAGCTTTTTATTCTCAAATTCTTTGCCTTTTGGACACTGGTTCCATTCCAGATCCATAACAATATAGTTCATAATTACCCTTTCACATCTGCACTGTGGCTGTTAAAATATACAAAGTCATCTATGGCATCAAGTATGTCTGCAAATGTTTCTCTCGGAGCCTCTTCGATATACTTTGTAAGTATATCCGGTTCTTTGTCCCCTTTATATCTTCCATAGAATATATCATACAGATTATGTCCCCTGACGTAAATCCTTATTTTTTCGAGATTATCCTTAATATCCTCAGGACCGTCTATCTTTATCTTAAAGCGTTCCTGCATATTTCTCATGCTTTTGAGCTTATACAGATATTCTGTGTACTTTGCATAGAGAATATCATAGAACTGCTGCTCATTCTTAATGACACCGATCTTCGCCATTACCTTCGGGTCAAGGAAATAATTCTCAAATGAGTAATATTTGAGTATAAGCACATTGCGGTCCGTCACCCTCGGTATAGTTCCCGTATCCTCATGCTCCCTCGCCCGGTAATAGCCGCATAACTGATCCTTTAACATCTGCGGATTCTTACCGTCGCTGTCTCTTATCATCAGAAATGCATCCTTAAGGTAGAGTGAATTAATGTACTTGAGGTTGGCATGCGTCTTGATATTGGTACAGCTGTTAGTCGCAATAATCGCCACGCGGTTAAGATGCCCGTTCTCATCAACAATCTCCGAATAATACTTCTTAAGGAGCAGCGGCAGCCTGTTACGGTCCTGCTTGCCCTCAACGATGAATACAAAGCTGACGTTAAGCAGGTCATTGGCAGTATATCCGAGATTATCAAGAATCTTATCAATATCTGTTGACGGATTAAGTATCGTAGAGCCTGTCCTGTCAGTTATAACCTGATGTATCTGCTTTGTTGTAAAGTTAAACAGCATAACCGGCGCATGTGTACAGAACATTATCTGATTCTTCCTCGACAGCCTGTACATTATTTCGCCTGCCGCTTTCTGAAGCTGCGGATGAAGAAACAGCTCCGGCTCTTCTATTATAATTATGTATGGTGCAATATTATCCGTCTCTACATATGTTTCAAGCAGTGAAAGAATATATATGCTCTTAAGTCCCTCGCCATATGACTGGATATCCGCCTCTAAGCCTCTCGCATCATTATTGATAATTGTATTAATCTTAAGCTGTCTTGCGGCATCAAAATCAATCTCATATCTTACCTTCTCCGCAATCGCACCATTCTTGACAAAATTACGGTTAAGCTTATCAGCAAGGGCATTCAGATTGATATTGAACAGCTTATGCTGCATAAGTCTTGAAGTCTCCGCAAGAGTAAGCTCGTCCGGTTTTTTCTGATTAATATAGCCTATGCAGCTGAAGCACTGGTTGCATTTTTTTGCCGAATCAAATATGCATCTTGACGTATCCAGTTCTGCAATCGCATTATTGCCATACAGAAGATTGATATCCTCAAGCATATCCGTCTTGTTGCGCCCATGGTCCACATAATATATCTTAGGCATAACCATCTTTATAAATGGATTATTCTTCTTAACACCGTCCCGGTATCTTACAGCGCCATCTCTTCTGTACACATACTGGAATTCAAGAATGCCGCCGCAATATGACGGAAGCTTCTCGCAAAAGTCTTTCTGCCACAGATCATAATGCTTATAATTGCTCACAATGCCATTATCATGAAGATATTCAAGGTCATCCTCATTAATCTCAAGCCTGACATCTATAACAATATTGCCTACATCTTCATGAAAATCTTCAGCACTTACAGAATAATCACCGGCAACCGCGCGTACCGCGTCAAGCACATTGCTCTTACCGGAATTATTGCGTCCTACAAGTATAAGTGCGTCGTCGATATCTGTAAGTTCAAGATCTTTTATGGATTTGAAATTCTTAATATGAAGATATCCTATTCTCATGCCTGTGTCCCCATTTCTTCAATCAGTCCTTAATCATACATCCCTCAAGCATAAGCTTATACAGGGTAGGTGACAGATGGAATTCCTCCATAAGTCTTGTCACCTCGTCAAGGGACTGCTTACGCTTTGTCCCTGTCTTTTCGGCTCTTATAAGCAGATTCTTAGGCGTATGCGCAAAGTCAACAAATTCCATGACCTGTGTCCTGTATCCACAGTACTCAAGAAGCTCCGCCCTTATTGCATCTGTCATAAGTGCTGCCGTTCTCTCTTTTATGAGACCATATCTTGTAAGTACCGAATAATTATCACTCTCTATCTGACCGTTAAGTTCATGCTGGCAGCAAGGAACCGAGAAAATCATCTTTGCATTCCAGTATACAGCATTATACAACGCATAATCCGTTGCCGTATCACACGCATGAAGCGTAATTACCATGTCCACAGGCTTATCGCTGTGATAACCGTTTATGTCACCAACTTCAAAATGCAGCCCGTCATAACCATACTTTGCCGCGGCCTCGTTACAGTGTTTAATCACGTCCTCCTTAAGGTCAAGTCCGGTCATCGTTACATTCATGTGCTTTACTTCTGTGAAGTAGTAATAAAGAATAAATGTAAGATATGACTTACCGCAGCCAAAATCAATTATATTAAGGTTCCTGTATCCTTTATCCTTAATGACATCATCTATAATCTGTGCAAATCTGTTAATCTGCTTGAACTTGTCATACATGGTACGGACAACCTTTCCCTCAGATGTCAGAATACCCATATCTATCATCGGCTCGATTATATCGCCCTCATTAAAAATGTATTCCTTCTTCCTGTTATGTCCCGCTGCAATCTTCTGTGGGTTGAACTGTGTTGTGCGCTTACACACCATTGATGCCGTACCCTTTTTAGATACCATGACAGAACATTCCTCCCCGTCTGTCCATGCATTGAGCTGTCCGTATCCGGTTCCGAGCCATCCCGCACACATATCTATAAGCTTCTGCTCATCCCACGCAGATACATTCTCATGGAATGCCTGCTTTTGTGTAAGTCTCTCTATCTGATATCCCTTTTCCTTGCGTACCACCGTAATTTTGCGGTATCTGACATCTTTCGACACTGCCTTGCTCACTACAATTTTGAGTGGATTCTTTGCAAATATTTTTTCTATATAATCTCTAACTTCCTCTGCCATTATTACTTCTCTGCCTTTCAAATGTGTACAAATATACTTTCATAATTATAAATCAAAATATACCAAATATATATATTATCATTTTTTCTGCATATATGATATAATATATTGGTTATTTTTAAATTTATGGAGGGTTTTAGTAATGGAACAGAAAAGAGGTAGTTTTACAGGCGGATTAGGATTCGTCCTCGCTGCAGCCGGAAGTGCTGTCGGTCTTGGTAATCTGTGGCGTTTCCCATATCTTGCCGCACAGTATGGCGGAGGCATATTCATCCTTGTCTACATCATACTTGCACTTACATTTGGTTTTGCACTTATGACAACAGAGATTGCTATTGGACGCAAGACAAAGTCAAGCCCTATAACCGCTTATAGCAAGCTTGACAAGCGTTTTGGATTCCTTGGAATAATAGCATCAATTGTACCTGTAATTATTCTTCCATATTACTGTGTAATCGGTGGATGGGTAACAAAGTACGTTACAACATTTGCGCAGGGACTCGGCAAGCCGGCAGCTTCTGACGGATATTTTCAGGCATTTACGGGAGATACATTCTCACCACTGTTTTTCTTCATGGTATTTCTTATCTTCACCACCCTTATTGTTATGGCAGGCGTAGAGAAGGGTATTGAGAATGTCAGCAAGTTCCTTATGCCTTTACTTGTACTTCTCACAGCAGGAATTGCAATATATACTCTTACGCTTCCGGGTTCAATGGAAGGGCTTAAGTATTACCTTGTGCCTGATTTTGGCAAGTTTTCTTTCAAGACAATCTGTGCAGCGATGGGGCAGATGTTCTACTCAATGAGTCTTGCAATGGGTATCATGATAACTTACGGTTCATATACAAAGGACGAGATAAGTCTCTCTAAGTCTGTTAACCAGATTGAGATATTCGATACTATAATATCTCTTCTTGCTGGACTTCTTATCATACCTGCCGTGTATATATTCAGCGGTGAGGCAGGACTTAAGTCAAGCGGAGCGGGCCTTATGTTCATTACACTTCCTAAGGTATTCGACCAGATGCCTAAG
This genomic interval carries:
- a CDS encoding sodium-dependent transporter, producing MEQKRGSFTGGLGFVLAAAGSAVGLGNLWRFPYLAAQYGGGIFILVYIILALTFGFALMTTEIAIGRKTKSSPITAYSKLDKRFGFLGIIASIVPVIILPYYCVIGGWVTKYVTTFAQGLGKPAASDGYFQAFTGDTFSPLFFFMVFLIFTTLIVMAGVEKGIENVSKFLMPLLVLLTAGIAIYTLTLPGSMEGLKYYLVPDFGKFSFKTICAAMGQMFYSMSLAMGIMITYGSYTKDEISLSKSVNQIEIFDTIISLLAGLLIIPAVYIFSGEAGLKSSGAGLMFITLPKVFDQMPKGELIGFLFFALVLFAALTSSVSIMEAIVSAIMDKFRLSRNKSCAICIIIAIILGVPSSLGNGAWSNITILGMDFLTFFDYISNSLLMPFVALCTAILAGWILGPKVITDEVTRNGEKFGRKKLYGVMIKYVAPVLLIIILITYTLSQFGLFTM
- a CDS encoding SAM-dependent methyltransferase encodes the protein MAEEVRDYIEKIFAKNPLKIVVSKAVSKDVRYRKITVVRKEKGYQIERLTQKQAFHENVSAWDEQKLIDMCAGWLGTGYGQLNAWTDGEECSVMVSKKGTASMVCKRTTQFNPQKIAAGHNRKKEYIFNEGDIIEPMIDMGILTSEGKVVRTMYDKFKQINRFAQIIDDVIKDKGYRNLNIIDFGCGKSYLTFILYYYFTEVKHMNVTMTGLDLKEDVIKHCNEAAAKYGYDGLHFEVGDINGYHSDKPVDMVITLHACDTATDYALYNAVYWNAKMIFSVPCCQHELNGQIESDNYSVLTRYGLIKERTAALMTDAIRAELLEYCGYRTQVMEFVDFAHTPKNLLIRAEKTGTKRKQSLDEVTRLMEEFHLSPTLYKLMLEGCMIKD
- a CDS encoding AAA family ATPase, which produces MRIGYLHIKNFKSIKDLELTDIDDALILVGRNNSGKSNVLDAVRAVAGDYSVSAEDFHEDVGNIVIDVRLEINEDDLEYLHDNGIVSNYKHYDLWQKDFCEKLPSYCGGILEFQYVYRRDGAVRYRDGVKKNNPFIKMVMPKIYYVDHGRNKTDMLEDINLLYGNNAIAELDTSRCIFDSAKKCNQCFSCIGYINQKKPDELTLAETSRLMQHKLFNINLNALADKLNRNFVKNGAIAEKVRYEIDFDAARQLKINTIINNDARGLEADIQSYGEGLKSIYILSLLETYVETDNIAPYIIIIEEPELFLHPQLQKAAGEIMYRLSRKNQIMFCTHAPVMLFNFTTKQIHQVITDRTGSTILNPSTDIDKILDNLGYTANDLLNVSFVFIVEGKQDRNRLPLLLKKYYSEIVDENGHLNRVAIIATNSCTNIKTHANLKYINSLYLKDAFLMIRDSDGKNPQMLKDQLCGYYRAREHEDTGTIPRVTDRNVLILKYYSFENYFLDPKVMAKIGVIKNEQQFYDILYAKYTEYLYKLKSMRNMQERFKIKIDGPEDIKDNLEKIRIYVRGHNLYDIFYGRYKGDKEPDILTKYIEEAPRETFADILDAIDDFVYFNSHSADVKG